Proteins encoded within one genomic window of Aspergillus nidulans FGSC A4 chromosome VII:
- a CDS encoding amphiphysin (transcript_id=CADANIAT00009242) has protein sequence MSLKGFQKSIVRAPQTFKARFNIGDNTKDPVYTDAERRFQELEKETKKLHDESKKYFDAVNGMLDHQIEFSKAMTELYKPISGRASDPSTYTIEGNPEGIRACEEYEVIVQDLKEALAPELEMIDSRVVSPAQQLLEVIKAIRKVAVKRDHKKLDYDRHRNTLKKLQDKKDKSLKDEKALYKAEGDVEQATQEYNLYNDLLKDELPKLFALEAEFIRPLFQSFYYMQLNVFYTLHEKMQGINIGYFDLTRDIEEAYEEKRGDVKERAEELTIVHFKTTGGRRPGSKLTGKDKLAAEHKGRFGSRPSDPDVVENPPPPYSPGASGSALAAAAAKKPAPPPPKPKPSQFRAPVETVTALYDYEAQAHGDLSFSAGDVIEIVQRTDNQNEWWTGRVDGREGQFPANYVQLN, from the exons ATGAGTTTAAAGggcttccagaagagcatTGTCCGCGCCCCGCAAACGTTCAAGGCCAGGTTCAACATTGGCGACAACACCAAGGATCCTGTCTACACTGATGCCGAGCGCCGATTTCAGGAACTCGAAAAAGAGACAAAGAAACTCCACGATGAGTCTAAGAAGTACTTCGACGCCGTTAATG GGATGCTGGATCACCAGATTGAGTTCTCCAAGGCTATGACAGAGCTTTATAAACCAATTTCCGGCCGTGCCTCCGACCCGAGCACTTATACGATTGAAGGAAACCCCGAAGGCATTCGGGCTTGTGAGGAGTATGAAGTGATTGTGCAGGATCTGAAGGAAGCACTAGCACCGGAGCTTGAGATGATTGATTCTCGTGTCGTCAGCCCCGCGCAACAGCTCTTAGAGGTGATTAAGGCCATCCGCAAGGTTGCTGTGAAGCGAGACCACAAGAAGCTCGACTACGACCGCCACAGGAACActctgaagaagctccaagATAAGAAGGACAAGTCgctgaaggatgagaaggcccTTTACAAAGCCGAGGGGGACGTAGAACAGGCTACTCAGGAGTACAACCTATACAATGATTtgctgaaggatgagctGCCGAAACTCTTCGCCCTCGAAGCAGAATTCATCCGGCCGCTTTTCCAATCCTTCTATTACATGCAGCTGAATGTCTTTTACACATTGCACGAGAAGATGCAAGGCATCAACATTGGTTACTTTGATCTGACACGCGACATCGAAGAAGCGTATGAGGAGAAGCGCGGGGACGTCAAAGAGCGCGCTGAAGAACTCACCATTGTTCACTTCAAGACCACAGGTGGTCGTCGGCCGGGCTCAAAGCTCACTGGCAAAGATAAACTAGCTGCGGAGCACAAAGGCCGCTTCGGATCACGGCCCAGTGACCCCGATGTTGTCGAAAACCCGCCGCCTCCGTACTCTCCTGGCGCCAGTGGAAGCGCCCtcgcagcagccgcagccaaaaAGCCGGCACCCCCACCTCCAAAGCCCAAGCCATCGCAGTTCCGTGCGCCCGTCGAGACAGTTACGGCGTTGTATGATTACGAAGCACAGGCCCACGGTGatttgagcttctcggccgGAGACGTCATCGAGATTGTGCAAAGGACCGATAACCAAAACGAGTGGTGGACAGGCCGTGTTGACGGACGAGAAGGGCAGTTTCCAG CGAACTACGTCCAGTTGAATTAG
- a CDS encoding uncharacterized protein (transcript_id=CADANIAT00009243), with amino-acid sequence MVPPTPQDLGISSQYRQVPQYAQGQVTFDSRAVAAPDNAHYQSYSFSPNFYTPQHIPIPDAFPQTHSPQPSQQSSRPASYQPQQLHQNSLSQYTITPGFPDDPTHPSLSFPNEFTQPQRAPEQTINPQFISTPQPMNQSSSLNNQNQFVYVNPAEDPKMFSYFPDNVHLQPILPQPEVNNSLASDHISTVGSPAINGIKSVPAIAPAKPAPSKTKQAGIKKQPVTKKAPAKKADGKGSASSSSDSYESDSDLEIQEPEEPSPLPPTRPAEPEAAAQYDVLQAVWSPRNRRPKVDKVKAALVAFKDVVKNLRDSWKETAQALKAAENKGESSDTAQLRKQVAHQRRLMEVAVIATLEKGHPMIVEKYVIPLLLGFAYLAYCRHGHRSQKRIERISHVISLIWLPSCLKESYRGRVSLTLR; translated from the exons ATGGTCCCCCCAACACCGCAGGACCTTGGGATATCTTCTCAGTATCGCCAGGTTCCGCAATATGCTCAGGGACAAGTGACTTTTGACTCCCGGGCGGTCGCCGCGCCGGATAATGCTCACTATCAGTCCTACTCGTTCTCCCCCAACTTCTATACTCCACAACACATACCTATCCCGGATGCATTCCCACAAACACACTCACCACAGCCCTCTCAGCAGTCGTCTCGACCTGCTTCATATCAGCCacagcagctccatcagAACTCGTTATCGCAATATACGATCACCCCCGGATTCCCTGACGACCCCACA CATCCCTCGCTCAGCTTTCCAAATGAATTTACACAGCCTCAACGTGCTCCGGAGCAGACAATCAACCCACAGTTCATCAGTACCCCGCAGCCCATGAATCAGAGCTCCTCGCTCAACAACCAAAACCAGTTTGTTTACGTAAATCCTGCTGAGGATCCAAA AATGTTCAGTTATTTCCCGGATAATGTACATCTGCAGCCGATTTTACCCCAACCTGAAGTGAATAATTCCCTCGCTTCTGATCATATTTCGACGGTTGGAAGTCCTGCCATTAATG GTATCAAATCCGTACCAGCAATTGCGCCGGCTAAACCGGCGCCttcaaaaacaaaacaagCGGGGATCAAGAAGCAGCCTGTGACTAAGAAAGCACCTGCCAAAAAGGCAGATGGGAAGGGCTcggcctcttccagctcagatAGCTACGAGTCTGACTCGGATCTTGAAATTCAGGAACCAGAGGAGCCATCACCTCTGCCTCCTACTCGTCCTGCTGAGCCCGAAGCTGCCGCACAGTACGATGTCCTACAGGCTGTGTGGTCTCCGCGTAATAGACGGCCCAAGGTCGACAAGGTTAAGGCTGCATTAGTTGCATTCAAAGACGTTGTTAAAAACCTTAGGGATTCGTGGAAAGAGACTGCTCAAGCTCTAAAAGCGGCGGAAAATAAGGGTGAATCCAGCGATACGGCTCAACTAAGAAAACAAGTTGCTCATCAACGACGTCTTATGGAGGTGGCTGTGATTGCGACCCTTGAGAAGGGCCACCCCATGATTGTCGAAAAGTATGTtattccccttctccttggtTTTGCGTACCTGGCATATTGTCGCCATGGCCATAGAAGTCAGAAACGAATTGAGAGAATCTCTCACGTAATCTCCCTAATATGGTTGCCATCATGTCTTAAAGAATCTTATAGAGGAAGAGTGAGCTTGACTTTGCGCTGA